A stretch of the Teredinibacter haidensis genome encodes the following:
- a CDS encoding AgmX/PglI C-terminal domain-containing protein, protein MATILLAPNLQLPWSSTIEDDRKFWRIVGVLLIPFFILSVVIPLIHVPEKERSELEELPPQLAKVVLEQQVLPKPTPVPTPVPTPVPEEEPKEDEKPKDEPTPEPKKETTPEPVSTPEPARLVEKAREAAQAEISQFTDALSDMRDSFDLSEVNAELTQSTGEAAEVDRSVISSGAKSGSGGIKTSKLSRNTGGVALSGKETTAVDSKLASPTGANSAAQKQASTAGKRSEEQMRKVMDKNKGAMFNIYNRALRKDPTLEGKVVFEMIIDPSGRISSAKIVSSELENAGLDAKLLARIKLINFGKQEVKQTKLIFSFDFLPY, encoded by the coding sequence GTGGCGACCATATTACTTGCTCCAAATTTACAGCTTCCGTGGAGTTCGACCATCGAAGACGACAGAAAGTTCTGGCGTATTGTTGGTGTTCTACTTATTCCATTTTTTATTTTAAGTGTTGTTATTCCTTTGATCCATGTGCCGGAAAAAGAGCGTTCGGAATTGGAAGAGTTACCGCCGCAATTGGCAAAAGTGGTTTTAGAACAGCAGGTATTACCCAAGCCAACGCCCGTTCCTACGCCGGTGCCCACCCCTGTACCGGAAGAAGAACCGAAGGAGGATGAAAAACCTAAGGACGAGCCAACACCCGAGCCAAAAAAGGAGACAACTCCAGAGCCGGTGTCTACTCCGGAACCTGCCAGGCTGGTAGAGAAAGCGCGGGAAGCGGCTCAGGCAGAAATCAGCCAGTTTACCGATGCGCTTTCGGATATGCGCGATTCATTTGACCTTTCTGAAGTAAATGCCGAGCTTACCCAGTCTACCGGCGAAGCGGCTGAAGTGGACAGGTCAGTGATTTCCAGCGGTGCCAAATCGGGCAGCGGGGGAATTAAAACATCCAAGCTTAGTCGTAATACGGGAGGTGTTGCTCTTTCCGGTAAAGAAACGACCGCAGTGGATAGCAAGTTGGCATCGCCTACGGGTGCAAATTCAGCGGCACAAAAACAGGCCTCTACGGCGGGCAAGCGCAGCGAAGAGCAAATGCGTAAAGTCATGGATAAAAACAAAGGCGCGATGTTTAATATATACAACCGTGCGTTGCGTAAGGATCCGACGCTTGAAGGTAAAGTTGTCTTCGAGATGATTATTGATCCTTCTGGTCGTATTTCATCAGCAAAAATTGTTTCCAGTGAGTTGGAAAATGCCGGGCTTGATGCCAAGCTGTTAGCGCGAATAAAGCTCATAAATTTTGGCAAGCAAGAGGTGAAGCAAACAAAATTAATCTTTTCGTTTGATTTCTTGCCCTACTAA
- a CDS encoding cellulase family glycosylhydrolase, translated as MSLIQNMRVVTAPGTLKKIATATALIFASLGASAACDYSVGNQWQGGFTAEITVTNNTGASVSNWSIDWEYASDNRITSSWSASVEGDNPYTASNLVWNGNLAVGDSASFGVQGTGNDSAEIPLLNGDICAADNPVSSSSSSSSSSSVSSSSSSSSVSSSSSSVSSSSSSVVSSSSSSNSNCVAECSWYGEVRPLCENQDSGWGYENNQSCIGLTTCESQVGGGGVVNTCASSSDSSSSSSVSSSSSSVSLSSSVSSSSSSVSSSSSVSSSSSSVSSSSSVSSSSSSVSSSSSSSSSSVGMYKDWLHVEGNSVVDQQGRAVWLTGANWFGFNASERVFHGLWSAHHETFMQEIADRGINIIRVPISTELLYEWKNGIFGSVNVNTYANPELEGLNTLEIFDRTLQLADQMGLKIMLDVHSAKADNSGHVAPLWYDGELTEAIFYETWEWVADRYKNNDTLVAYDLENEPHGKAHSDTAAARWDNSNHVNNWKRVAEEASRRILAINPNALILVEGVEVFPKDSVNWESSDPADYHFSWWGGNLRGVADYPITVPGNQDQIMYSPHDYGPSVFDQDWFYEGFNRDTLLADVWYDNWFYIHDQNIAPLLIGEWGGHMDGGRNQHWMEELRDFMVERKIHHTFWCINPNSGDTGGLLLSDWATWDEEKYGLFEQALWKNGSRYVGLDQETPLGANGMSVNEYYQNGGVEPRGN; from the coding sequence ATGTCTTTAATACAAAACATGCGGGTGGTCACAGCCCCCGGAACCTTAAAAAAAATCGCGACAGCCACGGCACTGATTTTTGCGTCTTTAGGTGCAAGTGCGGCTTGCGATTACAGCGTCGGTAATCAGTGGCAAGGCGGTTTTACCGCCGAAATTACTGTTACTAATAATACAGGCGCCAGCGTTAGCAACTGGAGCATCGATTGGGAATACGCAAGCGATAACCGTATTACCAGCAGTTGGAGTGCCAGTGTTGAGGGCGACAATCCCTATACCGCGTCGAACCTAGTGTGGAACGGCAATCTGGCGGTTGGCGATTCTGCTTCCTTTGGTGTTCAGGGAACCGGAAACGATAGTGCCGAAATTCCTCTGCTAAATGGTGATATTTGCGCTGCGGATAACCCGGTGTCTTCCAGCAGTAGCTCCAGTTCGTCCAGTAGCGTTTCCAGCTCTAGCAGTTCCTCCAGTGTGAGTAGTTCTAGCTCCAGTGTTTCTAGCAGTTCTTCAAGTGTTGTCAGTAGCTCAAGCTCGTCCAATTCGAACTGTGTGGCAGAATGTAGCTGGTATGGTGAAGTTCGCCCACTGTGTGAAAACCAGGATAGTGGTTGGGGTTATGAAAATAACCAAAGCTGTATTGGTCTCACTACCTGCGAAAGTCAAGTCGGTGGTGGTGGCGTGGTCAACACCTGTGCCTCCAGCAGTGACTCCAGCTCTTCTTCAAGTGTTTCCAGTAGTTCTAGCTCGGTAAGCTTGTCTTCAAGTGTTTCCAGTAGTTCTAGCTCGGTAAGCTCGTCTTCAAGTGTTTCCAGCAGTTCTAGCTCGGTAAGCTCGTCTTCAAGTGTTTCCAGTAGTTCCAGCTCGGTAAGCTCGTCTTCCAGCAGCTCTTCCAGTAGTGTAGGCATGTACAAGGATTGGCTGCATGTGGAAGGTAATTCTGTTGTCGATCAGCAGGGACGTGCGGTTTGGTTGACTGGTGCCAACTGGTTTGGCTTTAATGCTTCCGAGCGAGTCTTCCACGGGCTGTGGAGTGCGCATCACGAAACCTTTATGCAGGAAATTGCGGATCGAGGCATTAATATTATTCGCGTGCCGATTTCCACTGAGTTGTTATACGAATGGAAAAACGGCATATTCGGATCGGTAAACGTGAATACTTACGCAAATCCAGAGTTGGAAGGTTTGAACACCCTGGAAATATTCGATCGCACGTTGCAGCTTGCAGATCAAATGGGCTTAAAAATAATGCTGGACGTACACAGTGCGAAAGCCGATAACAGCGGGCACGTAGCACCTCTGTGGTATGACGGCGAGCTTACGGAAGCGATTTTTTATGAGACGTGGGAATGGGTGGCTGATCGTTATAAAAATAACGATACCCTTGTTGCCTACGATCTGGAAAATGAGCCTCACGGAAAGGCGCATTCCGATACAGCTGCAGCTCGTTGGGATAATTCTAATCACGTCAACAATTGGAAACGTGTCGCCGAAGAAGCATCGCGACGAATTTTAGCAATTAACCCCAACGCCCTAATTTTGGTTGAAGGTGTTGAGGTTTTCCCTAAAGACAGTGTGAATTGGGAATCCAGTGATCCAGCGGACTACCACTTTTCCTGGTGGGGTGGAAACCTGCGTGGCGTTGCGGATTACCCCATAACGGTGCCGGGTAATCAGGATCAAATAATGTACTCTCCTCACGATTATGGCCCCTCTGTTTTTGATCAGGACTGGTTCTATGAAGGGTTCAATCGCGACACTTTGCTAGCCGATGTATGGTACGACAATTGGTTCTATATCCATGACCAAAACATCGCGCCTCTCTTAATCGGTGAATGGGGTGGTCATATGGATGGTGGACGTAACCAGCATTGGATGGAAGAGCTACGCGACTTTATGGTGGAAAGAAAAATTCACCATACTTTCTGGTGTATCAACCCTAACTCTGGTGATACGGGAGGCCTGCTGTTGAGTGACTGGGCGACCTGGGATGAAGAAAAATACGGCCTGTTCGAACAGGCTCTGTGGAAGAACGGCAGTCGTTATGTTGGCCTCGATCAGGAAACACCGCTCGGCGCGAATGGTATGTCGGTAAATGAGTACTATCAGAATGGTGGTGTGGAACCAAGAGGGAATTAA
- a CDS encoding ExbD/TolR family protein, with translation MRTRRTRQEEADLDITSFMNLMIILVPVLLMSMVFSHITVLDLKLPDIASSAAPNDNNQLNEGLELVIEADEMVINYPVGVPLKRLPKIEDRETGELVYDFGTLSLALQEIKRLLKEKGKDKKDILILSQANTDYQTIVRAMDTVRSFKAVVAASVVNAELFPAVSLGDAPVNEASDRPGGSK, from the coding sequence ATGCGTACTAGACGAACCCGACAAGAAGAAGCCGATCTCGATATCACTTCTTTTATGAACCTGATGATTATCTTGGTTCCGGTGTTGCTGATGAGTATGGTGTTTTCCCATATCACCGTGCTCGATTTAAAACTGCCTGATATAGCCTCCAGTGCGGCACCTAACGATAATAATCAGTTAAATGAGGGCTTGGAACTGGTGATAGAAGCCGATGAAATGGTGATCAATTATCCGGTCGGTGTGCCACTCAAGCGTCTGCCAAAAATTGAAGATAGGGAAACCGGCGAACTAGTTTACGACTTCGGTACACTTTCTTTGGCTTTGCAGGAGATAAAACGCCTGTTAAAAGAAAAAGGAAAAGATAAAAAAGATATTCTGATTTTATCTCAGGCAAACACCGACTATCAAACAATTGTGCGGGCTATGGATACAGTGAGAAGCTTTAAAGCAGTAGTCGCCGCTTCTGTGGTCAATGCTGAGTTGTTCCCGGCAGTTTCTTTGGGCGATGCACCTGTCAATGAAGCGTCCGATAGGCCGGGAGGGTCAAAATGA
- a CDS encoding tetratricopeptide repeat protein gives MAAVTRVQLLLLIFLSVIALTSYAGKKEKPLAAVADLRYGVALYHYYQAEYLDALTELMIAKERGGIQGHGDNPALMEGGFALAYGLERTAADIFDDILAANVSESAQVNAWYYLARMRYMRGDWEMANRSIAEVKAINEINKKSSKNIKSDLDALKINLAIKQNKLVEAESLLKKSELNDDWLPYIYFNIGSAAAREQQFDKAIIYYNRIAEKEYPDDEYRSLYDKAMTAAGYSYLLSGNLEKAMERFSRVRLDSSLSGRALLGYGWAAVEREDYREALKVWLHLSKSSLVDENSQEALVAVPYAYEKMGMEGLALEGFKKAEQSFQSEVDKLDEVIQNLSGDALLQALNIENEDGVDWLNATKTKQLAPQLSYLIALFSHEQFQMGIQELRDLLAIQKNTLNWQVRLKFYNDMLSQRAQDREDQTALLSKNLLEKKIEDLQQQRDALALNIETIAGQKNYFALATGDEEDLIHRAQRAKQAITIPELREDDPFIEDTDEAVRRYYGLLLWNASEQFSDRLWKAVKTLNSLDTVIEQLRANYASVEKIMSAAPDIQPYRNRIVDGNQRLNEQSAAVDKAVDAAKEALRQQVISVLIEQRARIHHYMAQSRLSVARLYDKTRQRIQHPDTVDGEGQP, from the coding sequence ATGGCAGCTGTAACGCGGGTTCAATTATTGTTGCTGATTTTTCTTTCCGTTATTGCGCTTACCAGCTACGCAGGGAAAAAAGAAAAACCGCTCGCCGCTGTGGCCGATTTGCGCTACGGCGTCGCGCTGTATCACTACTATCAGGCAGAGTATCTGGATGCGCTAACCGAATTGATGATAGCCAAGGAGCGCGGTGGAATTCAGGGGCATGGTGATAACCCCGCTTTGATGGAAGGTGGTTTTGCACTGGCTTATGGTCTGGAACGTACTGCAGCGGATATTTTTGATGATATTCTCGCTGCCAATGTATCTGAAAGCGCTCAGGTTAACGCATGGTACTATCTGGCGCGTATGCGCTATATGCGCGGTGACTGGGAAATGGCCAACCGTTCAATCGCTGAAGTAAAAGCGATTAACGAAATAAATAAAAAATCGTCGAAGAATATAAAGAGTGATCTTGATGCACTCAAAATCAATCTCGCCATTAAACAAAACAAGCTTGTCGAAGCTGAAAGCCTACTAAAAAAATCAGAGCTGAATGATGACTGGCTACCTTATATCTATTTTAATATTGGTTCGGCGGCTGCACGTGAGCAGCAATTCGACAAAGCGATTATCTACTACAACCGCATCGCTGAAAAAGAATATCCGGACGATGAATATCGCTCTCTCTACGACAAGGCTATGACTGCAGCAGGCTACAGTTACCTTTTGAGTGGCAATCTCGAAAAGGCAATGGAGCGGTTTTCCCGAGTTCGTCTGGATAGTTCACTTTCGGGTCGTGCATTGTTGGGCTACGGTTGGGCGGCGGTCGAGCGGGAAGATTATCGCGAAGCGCTTAAAGTGTGGTTACACTTAAGCAAATCCAGTCTGGTGGATGAGAATTCACAGGAAGCTTTGGTGGCGGTACCTTATGCCTATGAAAAAATGGGTATGGAAGGTTTAGCGTTAGAGGGGTTTAAAAAAGCGGAACAGAGCTTTCAAAGCGAAGTCGACAAGTTGGATGAGGTGATCCAAAACCTTAGCGGCGATGCGTTATTGCAGGCGCTGAATATCGAAAATGAAGATGGCGTAGATTGGCTCAACGCAACAAAAACCAAGCAGCTCGCACCCCAGCTGAGCTATTTAATAGCCCTTTTTTCTCACGAGCAATTCCAGATGGGTATTCAGGAATTGCGCGATTTGTTAGCCATTCAAAAAAACACCCTCAATTGGCAGGTACGGTTGAAATTTTACAACGATATGTTGAGCCAGAGAGCGCAGGATCGCGAAGATCAAACCGCGCTGTTGTCGAAGAATTTACTAGAAAAGAAAATTGAAGATTTACAGCAGCAGCGCGACGCGCTGGCCCTGAATATAGAAACCATCGCAGGACAAAAAAATTATTTTGCTCTCGCAACGGGGGATGAAGAAGATTTAATTCACCGTGCCCAGCGAGCCAAGCAAGCGATAACCATTCCCGAGCTACGGGAAGATGACCCATTTATTGAAGATACTGATGAGGCCGTGCGTCGATACTACGGCCTGCTGCTATGGAATGCCAGCGAGCAGTTTTCCGATCGGCTGTGGAAGGCTGTTAAAACACTAAATAGTTTGGATACCGTAATAGAACAGCTACGGGCGAATTATGCCAGCGTGGAGAAAATTATGAGTGCCGCGCCGGATATCCAGCCCTACCGAAATCGCATAGTAGATGGGAATCAGCGCCTTAATGAGCAAAGCGCAGCGGTCGACAAAGCCGTGGATGCGGCTAAAGAAGCCTTGCGCCAGCAAGTGATTAGCGTATTGATAGAGCAGCGTGCGCGAATTCATCACTATATGGCGCAAAGCCGACTTTCTGTCGCAAGGCTCTACGATAAAACACGCCAACGTATACAGCATCCCGATACCGTCGATGGGGAGGGCCAACCGTGA
- a CDS encoding ExbD/TolR family protein, whose translation MKQSIHAKRMARTAKRNKMASKLNLVSLMDIFTILVFFLLVNSSDVEVLQSNQEIQLPESVAEQRPENNLIVIISNESILVGGRKVAETGIVKRSKNTEINGLKEELKYLASRKPYLNEEEAKKGRNVTIMGDKDIGYDLLKKVMTTCAKSEYRNISLAVSQVPNDVTVENLRAREG comes from the coding sequence ATGAAACAGTCAATACACGCAAAACGCATGGCTCGAACAGCTAAGCGAAATAAGATGGCATCCAAGCTGAATCTAGTTTCGCTAATGGATATTTTTACCATTTTGGTGTTTTTCCTTTTGGTGAACTCGTCGGATGTGGAAGTGCTTCAGAGCAATCAAGAGATCCAGTTGCCTGAATCTGTTGCCGAACAAAGACCAGAAAACAATTTAATTGTGATAATCAGTAATGAATCCATTCTGGTGGGTGGTCGCAAGGTGGCAGAAACCGGAATCGTTAAGAGAAGTAAAAACACGGAAATTAATGGTCTTAAAGAAGAACTAAAATATTTGGCCTCCCGTAAACCTTACCTCAATGAGGAGGAAGCAAAAAAAGGTCGTAATGTTACTATTATGGGCGACAAGGATATCGGCTATGACCTGCTGAAAAAAGTTATGACCACGTGTGCCAAGTCGGAATACCGCAATATTTCTTTAGCAGTAAGTCAGGTTCCGAACGATGTAACGGTGGAAAACCTGCGGGCTAGGGAGGGGTAA
- a CDS encoding tetratricopeptide repeat protein: MSRRALLVSLYTLSLLWLQGCAFFGDDMPDYGRTLADIKEPEIPEDPMPVPQTGIDQIEESYRSALDVAEDPGIRHQILVRLADLEMARSEQRQLDAQTQEKYFDGAVSMYQELIMLNKERPVNGEKMSNERLLYQLSKAYALDGRMHESDEVLNELVGSYPESAFVAEADFRQAEKAFSDGNYDLAERLYSEVVAAGEVTPFYGNAVYMQGWSQFKRGRYRASVKSFTEVLDRKLPTVGQQLVDLSNSDRNLVNDTLRVFGIVFSYLDGADSITEIYQNLGQRHYQHMLYMELGDLYLEKKRYRDSADTYRHYVQVFPSTDYSPGFSVKAIEVYSLGNFPSLILPAKEEYVRNYGVYSEFWKMRSDEQRLSLKPKLHLYLDELSSYYHSQALGNRKVREEFQSLRAAGKKPDFKLPEDIAQPNFLKAAGLYQQFIDTFPENDKVSEMTYLMGEAYYEAGQLEQAVKAYELVAYTHLDKDRGALAGYSAIFSLQHLISNHPLKTEADSAIVTEWKKHKVNSAMNFADYYPADKRAAAVLTKAAQEVFEQGDLARAQVIAKRMTEWQPAPETSLQKTAWLVLAHSQFDLQQYNEAEYSYRQLLTLLDPSDPDHAPTIERIAASMYKSSEAQIAAGDTAAAVSKLLSINTISPGSDIAIAAQYDAANHLMDLKSWVQAESVLLDFGQRYPKHELNKTLPPKLAFIYQETESWNKAAGQLAIMANSGDPQTRRNSLYLSAELYEKSANLAKAVEQYREYARTYPAPFDLAIEARYKLVDIYGKQKDEGKRNYWLKDLISQDAKAGVNRSGRSKYLAAMASSKFANDEYERFNKIKLTLPIKKSMRKKKAAMDQTLKSYRRVLDYGVAEFATDANYKIGMLYGQLSQDLMNSERPAGLDELALEQYEILLEEQAYPFEEKAIDLHASNIQRAWVGLYDNGVKNSFKALAKLLPARYGKEESKVEVSNGLH; encoded by the coding sequence GTGAGCCGTCGGGCATTGCTGGTCTCGCTTTATACTCTGAGTCTTTTGTGGCTGCAGGGGTGCGCCTTTTTTGGGGATGATATGCCAGACTACGGTCGTACGCTGGCCGATATTAAAGAACCAGAAATCCCAGAAGACCCGATGCCAGTGCCGCAGACAGGTATCGATCAGATCGAAGAAAGCTATCGCTCTGCTCTGGATGTTGCCGAAGATCCGGGTATTCGTCACCAAATCTTAGTGCGTCTGGCAGATTTAGAAATGGCTCGTAGCGAGCAGCGTCAATTGGATGCACAAACGCAGGAAAAATATTTCGATGGTGCGGTATCCATGTACCAAGAGTTGATCATGCTAAATAAAGAGCGTCCGGTAAATGGCGAGAAAATGTCCAATGAGCGCTTGCTATATCAGCTGTCGAAGGCCTACGCGCTGGACGGCAGAATGCATGAATCCGATGAAGTATTGAATGAGTTGGTTGGCAGCTATCCCGAATCAGCCTTTGTTGCCGAAGCGGATTTTCGCCAAGCGGAGAAAGCCTTTAGCGATGGCAATTATGATTTAGCTGAACGGCTTTACAGCGAAGTCGTGGCTGCGGGTGAAGTGACGCCCTTCTACGGTAACGCCGTGTATATGCAGGGCTGGTCGCAATTTAAGCGTGGACGTTATCGCGCTTCAGTAAAGTCTTTTACCGAAGTGTTGGATAGAAAATTGCCAACCGTGGGTCAACAGTTGGTGGATCTATCCAATAGTGATCGTAATCTGGTCAACGACACCCTACGTGTTTTTGGTATTGTTTTCTCTTATCTGGACGGAGCTGATTCGATTACAGAAATTTATCAGAATCTCGGACAGCGTCACTATCAGCATATGCTCTATATGGAATTGGGCGATTTGTATTTAGAGAAAAAACGCTATCGGGACAGTGCGGATACTTATCGTCACTATGTACAGGTTTTTCCCAGTACCGATTACTCACCTGGTTTCAGTGTAAAAGCGATAGAAGTGTACAGTCTAGGAAATTTCCCCAGCCTGATTCTGCCCGCCAAAGAAGAGTATGTACGCAATTACGGTGTTTATAGTGAGTTCTGGAAAATGCGAAGTGATGAGCAGCGCTTATCGCTTAAACCGAAGTTACACTTGTATTTAGATGAACTTTCCAGCTATTACCATTCGCAGGCACTGGGCAACCGAAAAGTTCGCGAAGAGTTTCAAAGTCTGAGAGCGGCCGGAAAAAAACCGGATTTCAAATTACCCGAAGATATCGCACAACCAAATTTTCTGAAAGCGGCCGGGCTCTATCAGCAATTTATTGATACCTTCCCGGAAAACGACAAAGTGTCGGAAATGACCTATTTAATGGGCGAAGCCTATTACGAGGCCGGGCAGCTGGAACAAGCCGTAAAAGCCTATGAGCTGGTTGCTTATACACATTTGGATAAGGATCGCGGTGCTCTAGCAGGCTATTCGGCTATTTTTTCGCTTCAGCATTTAATTTCGAATCACCCACTAAAAACGGAAGCAGACAGCGCGATAGTCACGGAATGGAAAAAACATAAAGTTAACAGTGCAATGAATTTCGCCGACTATTACCCAGCGGATAAGCGCGCCGCCGCCGTGCTAACCAAAGCGGCCCAGGAAGTGTTCGAGCAGGGCGATTTGGCACGCGCCCAGGTTATTGCCAAGCGCATGACGGAGTGGCAGCCTGCACCGGAAACGTCCCTGCAGAAAACGGCTTGGCTGGTTTTGGCTCACTCGCAGTTTGATTTACAACAGTATAACGAGGCGGAATATTCCTATCGACAGCTGTTAACCCTATTGGACCCTTCTGACCCGGATCACGCACCGACGATAGAACGTATTGCAGCGAGTATGTACAAGTCTTCCGAGGCGCAAATTGCAGCGGGTGACACGGCAGCGGCGGTATCCAAATTGTTGTCTATCAATACTATTTCGCCGGGCAGCGATATTGCCATCGCGGCCCAGTACGATGCGGCCAACCATCTAATGGATTTAAAAAGCTGGGTTCAGGCGGAATCTGTACTGTTGGATTTTGGTCAGCGCTACCCGAAACATGAACTGAATAAAACACTGCCCCCTAAGCTGGCGTTTATTTATCAGGAAACCGAAAGCTGGAATAAGGCGGCGGGGCAGCTTGCCATTATGGCGAATTCCGGCGATCCACAAACACGCCGAAATTCACTGTATTTATCCGCTGAACTTTACGAAAAATCCGCGAATCTGGCTAAAGCTGTAGAACAGTATCGCGAGTACGCGCGCACTTATCCTGCTCCTTTCGATCTGGCCATAGAGGCACGCTACAAGCTGGTAGATATCTATGGCAAGCAAAAGGATGAAGGAAAGCGCAACTACTGGCTAAAGGATCTAATCAGCCAAGATGCAAAAGCCGGGGTCAATCGAAGCGGGCGTTCAAAGTATTTGGCCGCGATGGCCTCGTCCAAGTTTGCTAATGATGAATATGAGCGATTCAACAAAATTAAATTAACATTGCCCATCAAAAAGAGTATGCGCAAGAAAAAGGCCGCAATGGATCAAACCTTAAAATCTTACCGCAGAGTTTTAGACTACGGCGTTGCAGAATTTGCAACTGATGCCAATTATAAAATAGGTATGCTGTATGGGCAGCTAAGTCAGGACTTGATGAACTCTGAGCGCCCCGCCGGTTTGGATGAGCTTGCGCTGGAGCAGTATGAAATTCTATTGGAAGAGCAGGCCTATCCGTTCGAAGAAAAAGCGATAGACTTGCACGCGAGCAATATTCAGCGTGCATGGGTGGGGCTTTACGATAATGGGGTGAAAAATAGCTTTAAAGCGTTGGCGAAGTTGTTGCCCGCGCGCTATGGAAAAGAAGAAAGCAAAGTGGAGGTGAGCAATGGCTTGCACTAA
- a CDS encoding tetratricopeptide repeat protein — protein sequence MACTKTLVAFIILELLLSACGGAPKKDDKPEEQVVSNAENEAEAPLVLIPNPYLESASSVQGKAKDEFNKALAAMKVGKWQQAEGVLSLMTETWPKLSGTYVNLGICQYKQERLEEAEKSWKTASQNNTYNMDAYTWLGVSYREQGRFKEAEDIYLVALQVWPHNADAHRNLGILYDLYLGRFEEALSHYKMLQKILPEDDRQVKGWILDLERRLSGGA from the coding sequence ATGGCTTGCACTAAAACGTTAGTTGCGTTCATCATCCTAGAGTTGCTTCTGTCTGCCTGTGGTGGCGCACCGAAAAAAGACGATAAGCCGGAGGAGCAAGTGGTGTCCAACGCCGAGAACGAAGCGGAGGCGCCTCTTGTTTTGATTCCTAACCCCTATCTAGAGAGCGCATCTTCGGTGCAGGGAAAAGCAAAGGACGAATTTAACAAGGCCCTTGCAGCGATGAAGGTAGGGAAATGGCAGCAGGCCGAAGGTGTGCTAAGTTTAATGACCGAAACTTGGCCGAAGTTGTCTGGCACCTATGTCAATCTGGGGATTTGTCAGTACAAGCAGGAACGGCTGGAAGAGGCAGAAAAAAGCTGGAAAACGGCCTCGCAAAACAATACTTACAATATGGACGCTTACACCTGGTTGGGTGTGAGTTACCGGGAACAGGGTCGTTTTAAAGAGGCCGAAGATATTTATTTGGTGGCGCTCCAGGTGTGGCCACACAATGCGGATGCGCATCGTAATCTGGGTATTCTGTACGATTTATATTTGGGCCGGTTTGAAGAGGCGTTGAGCCACTATAAAATGCTGCAAAAAATCCTGCCGGAGGATGATCGGCAAGTAAAAGGCTGGATTCTGGATTTGGAACGACGCTTGTCGGGTGGAGCTTAA
- a CDS encoding MotA/TolQ/ExbB proton channel family protein produces the protein MNTVLTFFQSGGPFMYPIALVLVLGLALAIERWVFLTAAKSSNRRAFNRLLPLLQKKDYAAVVDLARQNKAPISRIVASGIARMQQTPRRDEIEYAMEEGVMEAVPRLEKRTPYLATLANISTLLGLLGTIMGLIAAFTAVANADPSEKANLLSQSISVAMNTTAFGLMAAIPLLLFHATLQTKTTEIVDSLEMAGVKCLNIMSNVNAFASRTRNGDGAR, from the coding sequence ATGAATACTGTATTAACATTTTTCCAAAGCGGTGGTCCATTTATGTATCCCATCGCGCTGGTATTGGTTTTAGGATTAGCGTTGGCAATTGAACGCTGGGTGTTTTTAACTGCAGCGAAATCGTCAAATCGAAGGGCCTTTAATCGTCTGCTTCCGCTCTTGCAGAAAAAGGACTATGCCGCAGTGGTCGATCTGGCTCGTCAAAACAAGGCACCGATCAGTCGTATTGTGGCTTCAGGCATCGCACGAATGCAGCAAACACCAAGGCGGGACGAAATAGAATACGCAATGGAAGAGGGCGTAATGGAAGCCGTGCCACGCTTGGAGAAGCGCACACCCTATTTGGCCACGCTGGCGAATATTTCTACGCTATTGGGGCTCTTGGGAACCATTATGGGCTTGATTGCCGCGTTTACCGCAGTAGCCAATGCCGACCCTTCTGAGAAGGCTAATCTGCTTTCGCAGAGTATTTCGGTAGCGATGAATACAACAGCATTTGGTTTGATGGCTGCTATTCCGTTGCTCCTATTTCACGCTACATTGCAAACAAAAACCACAGAAATTGTGGACAGTCTGGAAATGGCCGGTGTTAAGTGTCTGAATATTATGTCTAACGTCAATGCCTTTGCCTCGCGTACTCGCAATGGCGACGGCGCGCGATAG